One window of Papaver somniferum cultivar HN1 chromosome 9, ASM357369v1, whole genome shotgun sequence genomic DNA carries:
- the LOC113308748 gene encoding pentatricopeptide repeat-containing protein At1g19720-like, whose translation MENSIISCQSKPHLIEFLKQQLPTSNSVKPIIPKRTIKFGSGTTQKITELDINNLCRNGKLREAVTALDSITKNGFKVRPNTYISLLQSCIDTDSIEFGRKVHNLIAEVNPFVETKLISMYAKCGSLNDARHVFDEMCERKNLFAWSAMIGGYTREQRWREIIALFFLMMDEGSCFPDEYMLPKILQACANLGDVETGRLIHSLVVRTGMDLCVHVNNSILTMYTKCGKLVSARRFLENMDDKDLITWNSIISGYCQNGMNEEALGLFERMSAEGIVPGLVSWNILIASYNQSGKCDQAMELMEKMNENGLSPDVFTWTSMISGFAQNNRTNQALELFREMLVSGVEPNGVTVASAVSACASLKSLKKGKELHSVEVKIGSLADVLMKNSLIDMYSKCGKLEDARRIFDMMVERDVFTWNSMIGGYAQAGYCGQAYDLFTRMRVSGVKPNVVTWNLMISGHILNGDEDQAMDLFRTMETEGIIKRNTASWNSLISGSLHHGQKDKALRIFRQMQAFRARPNSITMLSILPACADLLSTRKLKEVHGCAVRESLDTELPVANSLIDTYAKSGDMISSRAIFDDMFSRDTISWNTLIAGYILHGHHHIAIDLFHMMRAEGIKPNKGTFSYIILAYSVLGMVDEGKQIFSSMTKDYQISPGLEHYNAMVELFGRSGRLGEVTEFIEDMAIESHPSIWSSLLKASRVHGNVGLAIRAAENLVKLEQRNTITHKLLLQLYELSGSCEDASMMRTLERRSEALNTLGYSWINVNNKVQTFVTDDKSMPDADVLYACLDKIKEEVRLSMPDSHEHTHLNIQEEDTEKIAGIHSEKLAIGFALISSSNAARSIRIVKNLRVCSDCHKTAKFISLRYGCEIYLNDPKCLHHFKDGFCSCKDYW comes from the coding sequence atggaaaattcaatcatttcctGTCAATCAAAACCTCACCTAATAGAATTCTTGAAGCAACAACTACCCACTTCAAATTCAGTTAAACCCATTATACCAAAAAGAACCATTAAATTTGGTTCAGGAACAACCCAGAAAATCACAGAACTAGACATAAACAATCTATGCAGAAATGGGAAGCTAAGAGAAGCTGTAACGGCGTTAGACTCTATAACAAAAAATGGGTTTAAGGTAAGACCCAATACTTACATTTCTTTATTACAATCTTGTATTGATACTGATTCCATTGAATTTGGTCGTAAAGTTCATAATTTGATTGCTGAAGTAAACCCATTTGTTGAGACTAAACTTATCAGTATGTATGCGAAATGCGGTAGTTTAAATGATGCTAGACATGTGTTTGATGAAATGTGTGAGAGAAAGAATTTGTTTGCTTGGTCTGCCATGATTGGTGGGTACACCAGAGAGCAAAGATGGAGGGAGATAATCGCTCTTTTCTTTTTGATGATGGATGAAGGAAGTTGTTTTCCAGATGAATATATGTTGCCGAAGATTTTACAAGCGTGTGCGAATTTGGGTGACGTTGAGACTGGTAGATTGATACATTCATTGGTTGTTAGGACTGGGATGGATTTGTGTGTTCATGTAAATAATTCTATATTAACTATGTATACAAAATGTGGGAAGTTGGTGTCGGCTAGACGGTTTCTTGAGAATATGGATGACAAGGATTTGATTACGTGGAATTCGATTATTTCGGGGTATTGTCAGAACGGGATGAATGAAGAAGCATTGGGGTTGTTTGAGAGAATGAGTGCGGAAGGTATTGTACCGGGTTTAGTATCTTGGAATATATTGATTGCTAGTTATAATCAATCTGGGAAATGTGATCAAGCGATGGAACTGATGGAGAAAATGAATGAAAATGGGCTTTCTCCTGATGTCTTTACTTGGACGTCTATGATTTCGGGTTTTGCTCAGAATAATAGAACAAACCAAGCTTTAGAACTTTTCAGAGAAATGTTGGTCTCTGGGGTTGAACCGAATGGAGTTACTGTTGCAAGTGCAGTCTCTGCTTGTGCTTCATTGAAATCTTTGAAGAAGGGCAAGGAGCTTCATTCGGTTGAGGTTAAGATAGGTTCCCTGGCTGATGTACTAATGAAGAATTCTCTAATCGATATGTACTCCAAGTGTGGGAAACTTGAAGATGCTCGGCGTATTTTTGATATGATGGTGGAGAGAGATGTTTTTACATGGAATTCCATGATTGGAGGGTATGCCCAAGCTGGATATTGCGGCCAAGCTTATGATCTCTTCACTAGGATGCGGGTTTCAGGTGTTAAGCCAAATGTAGTAACATGGAATTTGATGATCTCGGGCCATATACTAAATGGAGATGAAGATCAAGCCATGGATCTCTTCCGGACGATGGAAACTGAAGGGATTATCAAGCGGAATACAGCATCATGGAATTCACTAATTTCGGGTTCACTCCACCATGGGCAAAAAGATAAGGCCTTACGGATATTTCGTCAGATGCAAGCTTTTCGTGCAAGACCCAATTCCATTACCATGTTGAGCATTTTACCGGCATGTGCAGATCTGCTTTCAACGAGAAAGTTAAAGGAGGTCCATGGTTGTGCTGTTCGTGAAAGTTTAGACACTGAGCTACCAGTGGCAAACTCTCTTATAGACACCTATGCCAAGTCTGGGGACATGATCTCTTCAAGAGCCATATTTGATGATATGTTTTCGAGAGATACTATTTCTTGGAACACCCTAATTGCTGGTTACATTTTACACGGTCATCATCATATCGCGATAGATCTATTTCACATGATGAGAGCAGAAGGTATCAAACCTAATAAGGGAACCTTTTCATATATTATTTTGGCTTACAGTGTCTTGGGAATGGTGGATGAAGGAAAGCAAATCTTCTCCAGTATGACGAAAGATTATCAGATTTCACCTGGTTTAGAACATTATAACGCCATGGTGGAGTTGTTTGGTCGATCAGGTAGGCTTGGGGAAGTGACTGAGTTCATTGAGGATATGGCAATAGAATCTCACCCTTCCATTTGGTCTTCTTTGCTAAAGGCCTCGAGGGTTCATGGAAATGTCGGGTTGGCGATCCGAGCAGCAGAAAATTTAGTCAAATTGGAACAGAGAAATACCATAACTCACAAGCTATTGTTACAGTTATATGAATTAAGTGGCAGCTGCGAAGATGCTTCAATGATGAGAACGCTTGAGAGAAGAAGTGAGGCATTAAACACTCTCGGATATAGCTGGATCAATGTTAACAACAAGGTACAAACTTTTGTCACAGACGATAAATCGATGCCAGATGCAGATGTGCTATATGCTTGTCTGGATAAGATTAAAGAAGAAGTTAGGCTATCTATGCCTGATTCTCACGAGCATACCCACCTTAACATCCAGGAGGAAGATACAGAAAAGATTGCTGGAATTCACAGCGAGAAATTAGCAATTGGTTTTGCCCTCATCAGTTCTTCTAATGCAGCTCGAAGTATACGGATCGTCAAGAACCTTAGAGTTTGTAGTGATTGCCATAAGACAGCCAAGTTTATCTCTTTGAGATATGGATGTGAAATTTATCTGAATGACCCCAAATGTCTTCACCATTTCAAAGACGGGTTTTGTTCTTGTAAAGATTACTGGTAA
- the LOC113308749 gene encoding proteasome subunit alpha type-5 — protein sequence MFLTRTEYDRGVNTFSPEGRLFQVEYAIEAIKLGSTAIGLKTKEGVVLAVEKRITSPLLEPSSVEKIMEIDEHIGCAMSGLIADARTLVEHARVETQNHKFSYGEPMTVESTTQALCDLALRFGEGEEESMSRPFGVSLLIAGHDENGPSLYYTDPSGTFWQCNAKAIGSGSEGADSSLQEQFNKEMRLQEAETVALSILKQVMEEKVTPNNVDIAKVAPKYHLYSPSEVEAVIARL from the exons ATGTTTCTTACAAG GACTGAATATGATAGAGGTGTGAATACTTTCTCACCTGAAGGTAGATTGTTTCAGGTTGAGTATGCTATTGAAGCTATTAAG CTTGGATCAACTGCGATAGGCTTGAAAACTAAAGAAGGTGTAGTGCTTGCTGTTGAGAAGCGTATCACTTCCCCATTGCTG GAGCCAAGTAGTGTAGAGAAAATTATGGAAATCGATGAGCATATAGGTTGTGCAATGAGTGGACTAATTGCTGATGCTCGTACACTTGTTGAACATGCACGAGTTGAAACTCAG AATCACAAGTTCTCATATGGGGAGCCTATGACTGTTGAATCCACAACACAAGCTTTATGTGATCTTGCCCTACGATTTGGTGAAGGCGAAGAAGAGTCCATG TCTCGGCCTTTTGGTGTATCACTTCTCATTGCTGGTCATGACGAAAATGGGCCAAGCCT ATACTACACAGACCCGTCTGGCACATTTTGGCAGTGTAATGCAAAAGCAATAGGATCAGGTTCTGAGGGAGCAGACAGCTCTTTGCAGGAGCAGTTCAACAAg GAGATGAGACTCCAAGAAGCCGAAACAGTTGCTCTTTCGATCTTGAAGCAAGTGATGGAAGAGAAG GTGACTCCCAACAATGTTGACATTGCAAAGGTTGCTCCAAAGTACCATTTGTATTCTCCTTCTGAGGTGGAGGCTGTCATCGCTCGTTTATAG